In Trifolium pratense cultivar HEN17-A07 linkage group LG7, ARS_RC_1.1, whole genome shotgun sequence, a genomic segment contains:
- the LOC123896743 gene encoding peroxisomal 2,4-dienoyl-CoA reductase [(3E)-enoyl-CoA-producing]-like produces the protein MAASTESPFKSNILKGKVALITGGASGIGFEISTQFGKHGASVALMGRRKQVLQSAVSVLQSLSIPAVAFEGDVRKQDDAARVLESTFKHFGKIDILVNAAAGNFLAAAEDLSPNGFRTVLDIDSVGTFTMCHEALKYLKKGGPGRSSSSGGAIINISATLHYTASWYQIHVSAAKAAVDATTRNLALEWGADYDIRVNGIAPGPISGTPGMSKLAPEEISSKARDEMPLYKLGEKWDIAMAALYLVSDAGKFINGDTMIVDGGLWLSRPRHLPKEAVRQVSRTVEKRSRNEPIGVPKSKL, from the exons ATGGCTGCTTCAACGGAATCACCATTCAAATCAAACATATTGAAAGGTAAAGTAGCTTTGATTACAGGTGGAGCATCGGGAATTGGATTCGAAATATCAACACAATTCGGTAAACATGGTGCCTCTGTTGCTCTCATGGGTCGTCGTAAACAAGTTCTTCAATCTGCTGTTTCTGTTCTCCAATCACTTTCAATCCCAGCCGTTGCTTTTGAGGGTGATGTTAGGAAACAAGATGATGCTGCCAGAGTTCTTGAATCTACTTTTAAGCATTTTGGAAAGATTGATATCCTTGTTAATGCTGCTGCTGGCAATTTTCTAGCTGCTGCTGAGGATCTCTCCCCAAATGGATTTCGAACTG TTTTGGATATCGATTCTGTTGGCACATTCACTATGTGCCATGAAGCACTTAAATATCTCAAGAAAGGGGGGCCAGGAAGGAGCTCTTCTAGTGGAGGGGCAATAATAAACATTAGTGCTACCTTACATTATACAGCTTCTTGGTATCAAATTCACGTATCTGCAGCAAAG GCAGCTGTTGATGCCACTACAAGAAACTTGGCACTGGAATGGGGAGCAGATTATGATATTAGAGTCAATGGGATTGCACCAGGTCCAATAAGTGGCACACCTGGCATGAGTAAACTTGCTCCTGAAGAAATAAGTAGTAAAGCCAGAGATGAGATGCCTCTATATAAACTCGGGGAGAAGTGGGATATTGCAATGGCTGCTCTCTACTTAGTATCAGATGCAG GAAAATTCATCAATGGCGACACTATGATAGTTGATGGAGGACTTTGGCTGAGCCGGCCTCGTCATTTACCGAAAGAGGCAGTAAGGCAAGTATCGCGAACAGTAGAAAAAAGATCCAGAAATGAACCAATTGGTGTTCCAAAAAGCAAGCTATGA